A single Mustela lutreola isolate mMusLut2 chromosome X, mMusLut2.pri, whole genome shotgun sequence DNA region contains:
- the LOC131821992 gene encoding armadillo repeat-containing protein 1-like — MPCQQRKDERKTYDVKLAQCYIESQTNLCEEALLRIKGVISFIFQMAIQRCVVSWIHLDLKAEALASVIASIKDMKAQHVVKSEIGEEMLVPFQDIPVEVEQNTEKPNYLPADKSPTKKQEKAVSQVISHPEGGAS, encoded by the exons ATGCCATGCCAACagagaaaagatgaaaggaaaacatATGATGTTAAGCTTGCACAATGTTATATAGA GTCTCAGACAAATCTCTGTGAAGAAGCTTTGTTAAGAATTAAAG gtgttattagctttatttttcaaatggctATTCAAagatgtgtggtgt CGTGGATCCATTTGGATTTGAAAGCAGAGGCCTTGGCATCAGTAATAGCATCAATCAAGGATATGAAGGCTCAGCATGTTGTGAAAAGTGAAATTGGAGAAGAGATGCTGGTCCCATTCCAAGATATACCTGTGGAAGTAGAACAGAACACAGAAAAGCCCAACTACCTGCCTGCGGATAAGAGTCCcacaaagaagcaagaaaaagcaGTGTCCCAGGTCATCTCACACCCAGAGGGTGGAGCTAGCTGA